One Rossellomorea aquimaris DNA window includes the following coding sequences:
- a CDS encoding SurA N-terminal domain-containing protein produces MKKLLTTLLLALLTIGLAACGSNEESQKQADDKAKTEEKSDGQAQEEQAKQMEEMQKKMDEQKIEKNKIVAIVNDEKIKGEDFNNVLTQSQMQYQQMGQDPTSKDAAKKIKEQTIDSLVGQTLLMQQADEKGYKASEDEINKQLEEVKKQYGDEKKFEDAMKKAGFTMDELKTQIAENIKYTNYVEKEIKVDEVTEDEMKKFYDQYASQQGQAQSEEKAPKFEEVKPQIKTQLEQQKKQEKLVQHVEDLKKNAKVDVKI; encoded by the coding sequence ATGAAAAAACTATTAACGACTTTACTATTAGCCTTATTGACGATTGGACTAGCCGCTTGCGGTTCGAACGAGGAGAGCCAAAAACAAGCTGACGATAAAGCGAAAACAGAAGAAAAAAGCGATGGACAGGCTCAAGAAGAGCAAGCGAAGCAAATGGAAGAAATGCAGAAGAAAATGGATGAACAAAAGATTGAAAAAAATAAGATCGTTGCCATTGTAAACGACGAAAAAATTAAAGGTGAAGATTTCAATAACGTATTGACTCAATCACAAATGCAATATCAACAGATGGGGCAAGACCCAACAAGTAAAGATGCAGCAAAGAAAATAAAAGAACAAACAATCGATAGCCTGGTTGGACAAACACTCCTTATGCAACAGGCCGATGAAAAAGGCTACAAAGCATCAGAAGATGAAATCAATAAACAACTGGAAGAAGTTAAAAAACAGTACGGTGATGAAAAGAAATTTGAAGACGCAATGAAAAAAGCCGGATTCACGATGGACGAGTTAAAAACTCAAATCGCGGAAAACATCAAATACACTAACTACGTTGAAAAAGAAATTAAAGTTGATGAAGTAACCGAAGATGAAATGAAAAAGTTCTATGATCAGTATGCCAGTCAACAAGGACAAGCTCAATCAGAGGAAAAAGCACCAAAATTCGAAGAGGTTAAACCTCAGATCAAGACTCAATTAGAACAACAGAAAAAGCAAGAAAAACTTGTTCAGCATGTAGAAGATTTAAAGAAAAATGCTAAAGTTGATGTAAAAATCTAA
- a CDS encoding ribonucleoside-diphosphate reductase subunit alpha: MSIVSQDQRTTVEGKAILTNLHSRFPQLHFKEFDEKTLKYADGQSELSKEKLYHFMILTAVERISAHEPDWTYVAAELYLMKLYRAVAYSRRVEENGLYSSFYELIQDLTDRKLYTPALLESYSKEEIDALGRIMDSSKDHLFTYIGIVTLSERYLTKSHDGEILELPQERLLIIAMTLFMNEPRDKRLALIEEAYWALSNLYMTVATPTFANAGKSHGQLSSCFIDTVADDLRSIYDSNTDVSTLSKNGGGLGIYMGKVRSRGSNIKGFKGVSSGVIPWMKQLNNTAVSVDQLGQRQGAIAVYLDVWHKDIFPFLDTRLNNGDERQRTHDLFTGVSLPDLFMEQVEKRGNWYLFDPHEVRVVMGYSLEDYYDECDGEGSFRDKYWECVECPDLSREEVPAIEIFKRIMISQLETGTPYMFYRDTVNRLNPNGHKGMIYCSNLCTEIAQNMSATVMEEEVIKDGKIITYKSPGDYVVCNLASVSLAKTIMNDELERVVSIGVRLLDNVIDINKLPVLQAQLTNRRYRGIGLGTFGWHHLLALKGLKWESDEAVDYCDSLYEDVAYYTIKASHELAKEKGSYPYYNGSDWSTGEYFSKKGYSGPRWDALRDDVSSQGIRNGYLMAVAPNSSTSIIAGSTASIDPLFRLEYSEEKKDYKIPVTAPDLSPKTTWYYKTAYNVDQHWSIKQNEKRQRHIDQGISFNLYVRNDIKAIELLSLHLDAWKSGLKTTYYVRSTSVSNFDECESCHS, from the coding sequence ATGTCAATCGTATCACAGGATCAGCGGACAACAGTGGAAGGAAAAGCGATTCTTACAAATCTCCACAGTCGCTTTCCGCAACTTCATTTTAAAGAATTCGATGAAAAGACTCTTAAGTATGCAGACGGTCAATCTGAATTGAGTAAAGAAAAGCTTTATCATTTCATGATCCTTACGGCAGTTGAACGGATTTCTGCCCATGAACCTGATTGGACCTATGTGGCTGCAGAATTATATTTAATGAAACTTTATCGTGCAGTCGCCTATTCAAGGAGAGTTGAAGAAAATGGGTTGTACAGTTCCTTTTATGAATTAATTCAAGACTTGACTGATAGGAAACTATATACGCCCGCACTATTGGAATCATATAGCAAAGAAGAAATTGACGCTTTGGGGAGAATCATGGATTCATCTAAAGATCATCTGTTTACGTACATAGGAATCGTCACATTATCAGAGCGATATTTAACTAAGTCTCATGATGGTGAAATCCTTGAATTACCTCAGGAGCGACTGCTGATCATCGCCATGACGCTCTTTATGAACGAACCCCGTGATAAGCGACTTGCGCTTATTGAAGAAGCTTATTGGGCACTGTCTAATTTGTATATGACGGTTGCAACTCCTACGTTTGCCAATGCCGGCAAAAGCCACGGTCAGTTATCGAGCTGTTTTATTGATACGGTAGCCGATGATTTAAGAAGTATTTATGACAGTAATACAGATGTTTCCACACTAAGTAAAAACGGTGGCGGTCTCGGTATCTATATGGGGAAGGTCCGGAGCAGGGGAAGTAATATCAAAGGCTTCAAGGGAGTAAGTTCAGGTGTTATTCCATGGATGAAACAATTAAATAACACAGCCGTATCCGTTGATCAATTAGGCCAACGTCAAGGAGCGATCGCTGTTTATTTGGATGTATGGCATAAGGATATTTTTCCTTTCCTTGATACACGATTAAATAATGGAGATGAAAGGCAGCGTACTCATGATCTTTTCACTGGAGTAAGCTTACCTGATTTATTCATGGAGCAAGTGGAGAAGAGAGGGAATTGGTATTTATTTGATCCTCATGAAGTGAGGGTTGTCATGGGGTATTCCCTGGAAGACTACTATGATGAGTGTGATGGAGAAGGCTCGTTCAGGGATAAGTATTGGGAGTGTGTAGAATGTCCCGATCTTTCCAGGGAAGAGGTTCCGGCGATTGAAATTTTCAAGAGGATCATGATTTCCCAGCTCGAAACGGGAACGCCATACATGTTTTACCGCGATACTGTCAATCGGCTAAATCCCAATGGGCATAAGGGAATGATTTACTGTAGTAATTTATGTACAGAAATCGCACAGAATATGAGTGCCACCGTCATGGAGGAAGAGGTCATAAAGGACGGTAAAATCATTACCTATAAATCTCCGGGAGATTATGTCGTCTGTAATCTGGCATCTGTTTCTTTAGCCAAAACAATCATGAATGATGAGTTGGAGAGAGTTGTGTCCATAGGAGTGAGATTACTTGATAATGTCATTGATATTAATAAACTTCCTGTCCTGCAAGCCCAACTGACAAACAGGCGCTATAGAGGGATTGGACTAGGAACCTTTGGATGGCATCACCTCCTTGCATTAAAAGGTTTGAAATGGGAGAGCGATGAAGCAGTTGATTATTGTGATTCCCTTTACGAGGATGTTGCTTATTACACCATAAAAGCCAGCCATGAATTAGCGAAAGAAAAAGGCTCATATCCATATTACAACGGGTCCGACTGGTCGACTGGAGAATATTTTTCAAAGAAAGGGTATTCTGGACCGAGGTGGGATGCACTCAGGGATGATGTTTCTTCACAAGGAATCCGAAACGGATATTTAATGGCCGTTGCGCCTAATTCGTCCACTTCGATCATAGCCGGCTCTACTGCAAGTATTGATCCTTTATTCAGATTAGAGTACTCGGAAGAAAAGAAAGATTATAAGATTCCTGTTACAGCACCTGATTTATCACCTAAGACGACCTGGTATTACAAAACGGCTTATAACGTAGATCAGCACTGGAGTATTAAACAGAATGAGAAGAGACAGAGACATATTGATCAAGGAATATCGTTTAACTTGTATGTGAGGAATGATATCAAGGCGATAGAGTTGCTGTCTCTTCATTTAGATGCATGGAAGTCAGGATTGAAAACGACCTACTATGTGAGATCGACATCAGTTTCAAATTTCGATGAATGTGAAAGCTGCCATAGCTGA